The following are encoded together in the Diabrotica undecimpunctata isolate CICGRU chromosome 7, icDiaUnde3, whole genome shotgun sequence genome:
- the LOC140447059 gene encoding centrosomin-like produces the protein MELTDNIENSDSKIFTFSSHTSSDCGDGDFDTDEITNVRELSYQTSFMRPRSTMEFEEELSNLKKENFNLKLRIYFLEEKMGSSFTLDKDNVVKQYIELQVSYANLKEELREKQDLLCQAVKAIEIDDNEHKKYVANKDEQLFMLQQEIEELRTQLQDTKYEIDGGYFSSNTTNNTNNELEQKIRILEQELQLEKENNASLQFVISQIETLKSRCDNMHKELQAKEAILETLKTENIALNSRISTYAIQMKDTQQKLDFTFKENQKLTTKIILDRKKFDELLSNYKELNSNYSYTKAELERERKELETMKLGYDKKICELEKENNTLRLKIRDLRLKLDASLTEIKKNQNLAFRTQQHLQELRKRTHYMYK, from the coding sequence atggAATTAACCGATAATATAGAAAATTCAGACTCAAAGATATTCACATTTAGTTCTCATACCTCTTCAGACTGTGGAGATGGAGACTTCGATACGGATGAAATTACTAATGTTAGGGAGCTTTCGTACCAAACTAGTTTTATGCGTCCCCGGTCTACCATGGAGTTCGAAGAGGAACTTTCCAACCTCAAAAAGGAAAATTTTAATCTTAAATTAAGGATATATTTTTTAGAAGAAAAGATGGGTAGCAGTTTTACATTAGATAAAGATAATGTGGTAAAACAGTATATAGAATTACAAGTAAGTTATGCTAACTTAAAAGAAGAACttagagagaaacaagatctttTGTGTCAAGCTGTTAAAGCCATAGAGATAGATGATAATGAACATAAAAAATATGTAGCTAATAAGGATGAGCAACTATTTATGttacaacaagaaatagaagagcTTAGAACTCAATTGCAGGATACAAAGTACGAAATCGATGGTGGGTATTTTAGCAGTAATACTACAAATAATACGAATAACGAACTTgaacaaaaaataagaatactaGAACAAGAacttcaattagaaaaagagaacAATGCTTCCTTGCAGTTTGTAATCAGTCAAATTGAAACTTTAAAAAGTCGTTGTGACAATATGCATAAGGAACTTCAAGCCAAAGAGGCAATACTAGAAACCTTGAAAACTGAAAATATAGCCTTGAATTCTAGAATTTCTACATATGCCATTCAGATGAAAGATACTCAACAGAAGTTGGactttacatttaaagaaaaccaaaaactgaCTACAAAGATTATTTTAGATCGCAAAAAATTTGATGAACTATTATCAaattataaagaacttaataGTAACTATAGTTACACTAAAGCAGAACTCGAAAGAGAACGCaaagaattagaaacgatgaaattgGGGTATGACAAGAAAATATGCGAATTAGAAAAGGAAAATAATACACTTAGGTTGAAAATTAGAGACCTGCGATTAAAATTAGATGCGTCGTTAACAGAAATTAAGAAAAATCAAAATCTAGCGTTCAGAACTCAACAACACTTACAAGAATTAAGAAAAAGAACACATTACATGTACAAATAA